Genomic DNA from Hordeum vulgare subsp. vulgare chromosome 2H, MorexV3_pseudomolecules_assembly, whole genome shotgun sequence:
AccctagttttattccgcatttgttcaagcctaaccgtaattattttaaagcgactATTCACCCCCCGCTCTAGACGATATCCACATCCTTTCACCTTCCATCCAACAATGCTGGACCAAATTgtatatatattcccaaaaaaaacaCTCATTAGATTGCCGCTTATTTTAATAATATACTGATAAGTGGAGCAACTAGGTGGCTTGTTTGCCGCTTATTTTAATGATATACCGATAGATAATAGATTCAGAACACAAGGAAGCAAAATCGTGCAGTGTAAGGCGTCAAATTTTCTTGGAACAGAGTTCTGTCCTTCTGTGGCTACAATATTCTCGCCAGGTGAACCTCAACATGCATGAcatttcaacttgaattgaaattattatttttgcaAGGTACCCACAGCACCATGTCTGCACAAGCATATGAACTTATGTGGGATACAGAGAACGTGATATCATTACATACAGAGGTTGCATCTATCCTGTATCCGGGGCCATCTTCCGATGATGACCACCCGTGAGGACCTTCACTCGCCGTTTCTGTGCCAAATATGGCCGTGTATGTGTAGATTCAAATGGTAAAGAACACCTCAGTGGAAGGATATGTTCCGATGCATTTTTAGGTTTTCTTTGCCTGTACCTGTAAAATGAACAAAAGTACATTTTCAGGTTTTGTTTGCCTGTCCCAGTGCATTTTTAGATTTTGTTTGTCCCATTGATAGTCTAGTAGCTAGGGTATTGGAGTACTTTATCTCGTTATATGACGCTAAACCTTGTCAGGTTATTGCAAATAAAAGTGAGAAGAATGGCGACTTACCTTTTTGAGGTATTTCTTGTGAAGTTTCAGAGCTCCAGCACAGGCTTTCTTCGCATCTAAGTTCCCGTTTACATCATTCAATATCTGAAATGAAACAAATGCAGGAGTTGCAGATACATAACACATGCTTATATACAAACATATAATATGGGCTTAAATTTTATTTTAGTTTGACGAGCCGTGCTTAAAATTGGCCTTCTTTTAAGAAAAGAGGAGTTTGAGTCAATGACAACTTGCTTAAAATTGAGTAGGAATTTCGAAAAGAAAGATAAGTCAGGTTTTGGTCCAATACCCTAATAAGATCATCCAGTCCTCTAGCTTCTTGTAACAgtttttctctcttttccttGAGCACACTTGCAACCATGAAAACTGAAATGGGAACTGGGCCATCAGTTTCCTCAGGGACATCCTTATCCTTATCCTTATCCCACTTGGCAAAATGGCGCACTCCTCTTAATTTTGATTTCGATACTTTTTTATGTGCACCACTTGCTTCTTCACATGCTGCAAAGAAGATATCGGGATCGTATTCCAGAGCCCACATCATCTGTTGATAGGTTTTAAAAATCAGATAAGAGATTCAGAAGCAACTAACAGAAACTCATTCCGATACTAATACCACTTAACGTTTGCCAATACTAAATAAATATTAGTGCCTGCAGTTTCGTGAGAAATTGTTTTCATGCAAGCATACAAACCACCCTACTTCACGAATAGATGGAAACATGTTATTGTCTTTCTCTTTCTTTCAAGAGGAAGCAAGCCACTAAGTTCGTCCACGTGTAATAAATAATGAAACACCTATCTGAATAGAAGTAATTTCAGTAAAGGATATCAAATGCAACACCCATGCAAACCCTTCAAGTTTAAGCACAAAACAAAAGGCGAAGAATCTAAACCAGGTTCTAGACAGTGTACTTTTCAGTTGACTTAGCCAATGTGTATTATTGAAGCTCTAACTAAATCTATGTTGAGAGTAACGAAAATGAGAAAATTCTGACAAAAATAATAAATGAAAGAACATAGTTACTATTCACAGCAATATTATCTCTTTTGGTTTACTAAATCATTTTCAGTCGGAAGTTGAAAGTTGAAACGATGCTACATCTAGACGACTCCACAAACTACATTTCCAAAAAAAGGAACATAATTGTTATGCTGATATTTTGCCTAAATAAAAAGGATTTTGTGATTCCCCCTAAAGTAACTTTCAACCATCTACCTCACACTATAAAATGTACAGCATTACAATTTAGAACAAACATCAATCAGAAAAATGAGATGTCAAAATCGATTGTCTGGTTCTAGCAATATTCATCATATTATATCGTTAGGATAGCTTCATACCTCCCAGAGGTACAAGGAGTCCCCAAATGACACCTCACGTCGAAATAGAACCATGAACATACGGAATGCAAAAAGATAGTCACCTCCACCAAGCGTTTCTGTTGCCAGAACTCAATAATATTATAACCATAGGTAAACCGGACAAAAGAAGGTTAGATGTCCCACAATATGATCGGTCCAGAAATTTATACCTAGGTGGTCATGTAGCTTGGGGTCCAGCACCTgaataatggatgcaaggtgcTGAAGTTGGTTAGCAACCCCGACTGATTGATCTGTGCATCTGAAATTTCCTCGCTTTAAATATCAATCATCAGATGGTTAGAATAATGACAGGGAAAAAAGAAGTCCATTCTAGGTAATTTCTAGTAGAACAAGTGTACAATGGTAACTTTTATAAGTAGAGGAAAGATGTCATGAGAAAACGTGGAGGGAAAGGCATACCAATCTACGCATCAATTTCTCAAAGCACCAAAACGCATCTGCCTCATCATTGAGTAGCACAATCATCGGTGAGCATAAATCACTCATTCCTGTGAGATATAAAGGTTACATTGCAAGCTTATCTGGATACTAAGTAAGTTTCctctgtttcatacttaataaatggctgcatgcatcactcgatgcagaggccggggcgatgcctccttttcgaaaaaaaacTAAGTTTCCTCTGCAAGTCAGACGTAGCGTACCTTGACAGTAACCAACATCTTTGTCAATCCATGCATACACGGCTAGAATATCCCATAACTTTGAAAGATTTTCCTTGTTCTCGTAAAATACCATGGTGCGGTCAGTACGTAGCACGTCAAGTCCTATGTTATTTCAAAAAATCATAAGAAACTGGGTGAAAAGAATCGaagtagagaaacataagggttaAAATGTACCAATTTGATGTAATGTAAGCTTCCACTCAATAATTTGCTTGTCAGTAATACGCTCTGCAGAATCGTCTACTTCAATTCCATTGTTGCTGCTAGTTGAAGCACCGTCTGAGGTGTTTTGGTTTGAAGTAGCCTCAAGTAAAACCAAAGGATCTTTAATAGGTCTTCCATCCTCAGTGATAAGTGGTGCTGTGATAACTTTACCACTACCAACATGAGAATCCATCTCTCGGCATTCTTCCTTCCATCTAGCATACTGTAGCCTGCATATATCATAGGGTAAAACACTTCAGACCAAATGAACACAGTGTTCTATTTACAGTTATCTACTACTTAAAATCATGAAAGTCAATGAATAGAGATATCATGGGAAACATAACTTTAATGCTTGGATATTACAATGGCCACTGCACAGTTAACAGTTACGGAAAAATTGGCATGCTCCTGATATACGCACAATTGCCTCCTTTTGCTCATTATGTAAACATACGCTTATTGTTTTTTGAAGGCGCTATCATTGGGATGGAGTGCATTAAGTAGGCGACAAAATTATTTAGAGCAATGTGACTGATTTAGATAAGGATAAACTGCATGCTTACTGTTTTCTTAACTGTCTTCTGACAAAATTCAACTTGTAGCTTGTGGTAGAAGTAATAATGACAGTTGCAACGCATATTATTAAATAGAAGTAGCACTTGAGATGGGACGTATATGGTCAAAGATGAATATTCGCACATGAAATATCTAGACAAAGGTTTTGGACCAGAGCAGAGCAACCATATGCAAATCAAATATGCCGGATAACaactcaaatttaaaataaatagcatgAGGAGACAGCTGTATAATGGATGTCAGATGCATGATTAAGTGTTGGCGTGATGATATCACCTTCTTATTTGCCTGATCTCCTCTCTCTCGTCAAAGGTACTCCTTGGATCAAAGCAGCCAAGTAAGAACTCCCAAACCTCCCCCCTGACAGTCGGATGAACACCCTAAAGGAACAAAATACCATTAATGATATTACATTGTTAACCTTGCACAATCACAATGCATATAAGAAGACGACTGTCCAACAAGAGCGAATTTTGAAACTCAGAAAAAAAAACTCTAAATTGAGGAATCTTACTCCTTTTTGTATCCGGCTTAGGACCGAGGCAATGTCAAGACAGCCATCGGGATTAAATGCAGCTTGCCATTTCCGAACACTTAGTGTTTTGCCAGCCTGAAACAAAGGGGCAATATTAAGTTGCTCAGAATAAGAAAGGACCCTACTCAATACATAAGAAACAAGGGTGGCGTTAACACCATGCAGATCATGATAGGTATGTTCCCCAGTAATCTTCCAAGAACTAAAATGGAAAATACGAAATTTAAAGCACACCGCAGCCTGATTTACAAGCACCACTGCAAATCATCATGCTTGAAAGTAAGTAACATTGAGTTTCTTTTTTTGTTCTGCTTTCTTAGTTTTGTACTtcttctgtaaagaaatataagagggtgatctaaacgttcttatatttctttacagagggagtatcttTTTGGCGGATCTGGTTCTGTAGCTCcgcgtcttcttcctctgataCAAAATGACACGCATTATAATGTGTGTTCAAGAAAATATCTATATATGTTGCAATGTGGTAAATTTTGTTTGTCATATTGTACAAAATCAGTggtaaattaaaaaaaatagttCAACCTGTCATTTGCAACACATTCACGATCCACAGAGGAAATTACTGCAAAATTATTCTGCAGATGCAATTTTTCTTTTTATTGCAAGGATTCACCCTTGGATTCTCCATATTTTCAACTCAACAAG
This window encodes:
- the LOC123425844 gene encoding rab GTPase-activating protein 22-like codes for the protein MIKWGISSGTPADSYYEIRSDCTDDVPKSKFKIKAGKTLSVRKWQAAFNPDGCLDIASVLSRIQKGGVHPTVRGEVWEFLLGCFDPRSTFDEREEIRQIRRLQYARWKEECREMDSHVGSGKVITAPLITEDGRPIKDPLVLLEATSNQNTSDGASTSSNNGIEVDDSAERITDKQIIEWKLTLHQIGLDVLRTDRTMVFYENKENLSKLWDILAVYAWIDKDVGYCQGMSDLCSPMIVLLNDEADAFWCFEKLMRRLRGNFRCTDQSVGVANQLQHLASIIQVLDPKLHDHLETLGGGDYLFAFRMFMVLFRREVSFGDSLYLWEMMWALEYDPDIFFAACEEASGAHKKVSKSKLRGVRHFAKWDKDKDKDVPEETDGPVPISVFMVASVLKEKREKLLQEARGLDDLIRILNDVNGNLDAKKACAGALKLHKKYLKKVQAKKT